Proteins from one Syntrophus gentianae genomic window:
- the rpsG gene encoding 30S ribosomal protein S7 — protein sequence MPRRREIAKRVILPDPKYKNVLVAKFVNNLLKEGKKSVAESILYGAFDIIERKAKESPVELFERAVSNVKPIIEVKSRRVGGSTYQVPTEVAASRRVALAIRWIISNASDRTEKTMREKLAGEFIDAANNRGGSIKKRESVHKMAEANKAFAHYRF from the coding sequence ATGCCAAGAAGAAGGGAAATTGCGAAAAGAGTGATCCTGCCGGATCCGAAATACAAGAATGTTCTCGTTGCAAAGTTTGTCAACAATCTCCTGAAGGAGGGAAAGAAGAGCGTTGCCGAGTCCATTCTTTATGGTGCTTTTGACATTATAGAGAGAAAGGCTAAGGAATCTCCGGTGGAGTTGTTTGAGCGGGCCGTCAGCAACGTGAAACCCATCATTGAAGTCAAGTCGAGGCGGGTTGGAGGTTCGACGTATCAGGTTCCCACTGAGGTTGCAGCTTCCAGAAGGGTTGCCCTTGCCATCCGCTGGATCATCTCCAATGCGAGTGACAGAACTGAAAAAACGATGAGGGAAAAACTGGCCGGTGAATTTATCGATGCCGCAAACAACCGGGGTGGATCGATAAAAAAACGTGAAAGTGTTCATAAAATGGCCGAAGCGAATAAGGCTTTTGCTCATTATCGCTTCTAG
- the rpsL gene encoding 30S ribosomal protein S12, translating into MPTINQLVRNGRLRAAKKASTPALAGSPQRRGVCVRVYTSTPKKPNSALRKVARVRLTSGYEVTSYIPGIGHNLQEHSVVLVRGGRVKDLPGVRYHIVRGTLDAVGVQDRKQGRSKYGAKKPS; encoded by the coding sequence ATGCCTACTATAAATCAGTTGGTTCGCAATGGCAGATTGCGAGCTGCAAAAAAAGCATCAACGCCAGCATTGGCTGGATCACCGCAGAGGCGGGGAGTATGCGTCCGGGTATATACATCAACCCCTAAAAAGCCCAACTCCGCCTTAAGGAAGGTTGCCAGAGTCCGATTGACCAGCGGCTATGAAGTGACATCATACATCCCCGGAATCGGTCATAACCTGCAGGAGCATTCCGTCGTACTGGTTCGCGGTGGGCGCGTTAAGGATCTTCCCGGTGTGAGATACCATATTGTACGCGGGACGCTCGATGCAGTCGGCGTTCAGGACAGGAAACAGGGGAGATCAAAATACGGGGCTAAAAAGCCAAGTTAA
- the rpoC gene encoding DNA-directed RNA polymerase subunit beta' produces the protein MEDVFSYFEKPKDPIRFNAIKISISSPDKILSWSYGEVKKPETINYRTFKPERDGLFCAKIFGPVKDYECLCGRYKRMKHRGVVCEKCGVEVIKSKVRRERMGHITLATPVAHIWFLKSLPSRIGNVLDLTLKELERILYFESWIVLDPKSTPLRKKELLSDEEYNDLRDQYGVDAFQAGIGAEAVRKLLEEVDLESMDVELREELKTASSDTKRKKVIKRLKVIEALRKSGNRPEWMILTVLPVIPPDLRPLVPLDGGRFATSDLNDLYRRVINRNNRLKRLQELNAPEIIIRNEKRMLQEAVDVLFDNGRRGRAITGTNKRPLKSLSDMLKGKQGRFRQNLLGKRVDYSGRSVITVGPDLRLHQCGLPKKMALELFKPFVYNRLQEKGYVTTVKSAKKMVERETAEVWDALDEVVREYPVMLNRAPTLHRLGLQAFEPVLIEGKAIQLHPLVCTAFNADFDGDQMAVHVPLSIEAQTEARVLMMSTNNILSPANGKPIIIPSQDVVLGIYYLTRMKEDALGHGMSFADSEEVRSAFDAGAVELQARIKVRINGELKQTTVGRVLLNEIIPEAISFDVINKVMNKKELANLIDYCYRTCGEKMTVLLADRLKDLGFKYSTHSGMSFAVRNLNIPGNKKDILGRADRDVLEIQKQYMDGLITDGERYNKVIDIWAQATEKIASEMMGGIETEEQITAEGKKIVESFNPIYMMADSGARGSNAQIRQLAGMRGLMAKPSGEIIETPIKANFREGLTVLQYFISTHGARKGLADTALKTANSGYLTRRLVDVAQDCIITQTDCGTIDGIYVSALMEGGEIIETAGERVLGRVALEEILDPFTGEVIVGANEDIDEALSEKIDRAGIESVSIRSVLTCKAKYGVCAKCYGRDLGHGHLVNIGEAVGIIAAQSIGEPGTQLTMRTFHIGGTAKFEEHSTLDSRHDGNAKYVDLNYVTSKTGNVVVMSRHGEIHVLDEQSRSRGKYTVPYGAHLKVGDGQSVKRGDRMAEWDPFSIPILAELDGIIKFGDIIEGKTMQEQVDEVTGLSRKVIVEFKGADLRPRVSIKDAKGRTAKVPGTNAAARHLLSVGVNIVVSEGDEVKAGDIIAKIPRETTKTKDITGGLPRVAELFEARKPKDFAVISEIDGVVSYGKDAKGKRKVIVVPEIGDEKEYLIPKGKHVSVQEGDRVIAGEALMSGVNNPHDLLMIKGEKALARYLVDEVQEVYRLQGVKINDKHMEVIVRQMLRRVKVMDPGDTPFMADEQVEKFRFQEENEKAIARGERPAVGEPVLLGITKASLSTQSFISAASFQETTRVLTEASLAGKVDYLRGLKENVIMGRLIPAGTGLVMYRKLGIKTIADDAAESAEIAENNTDDEKTLDMHATN, from the coding sequence GTGGAAGATGTTTTCAGCTATTTTGAAAAACCAAAAGATCCGATTCGATTCAATGCAATAAAAATATCCATTTCTTCACCGGACAAGATTCTTTCCTGGTCTTACGGTGAGGTTAAAAAGCCTGAAACGATTAATTATCGAACGTTCAAACCCGAACGTGACGGGCTTTTCTGTGCGAAAATATTTGGTCCCGTTAAGGATTATGAGTGTCTCTGTGGGCGCTACAAGCGAATGAAACACAGGGGAGTCGTCTGCGAGAAATGCGGCGTTGAAGTCATTAAGTCGAAGGTTCGGCGCGAGCGGATGGGGCATATCACCCTGGCTACGCCGGTTGCACATATCTGGTTTCTCAAGAGTCTGCCCAGCCGGATCGGGAATGTCCTGGATCTGACGTTGAAGGAGTTGGAGCGGATTCTCTATTTTGAATCGTGGATCGTCCTCGATCCGAAAAGCACGCCGTTGAGAAAAAAAGAGTTGCTCTCCGATGAGGAGTACAATGATCTGAGAGACCAGTACGGGGTGGATGCCTTCCAGGCAGGTATCGGTGCGGAAGCCGTTAGAAAGCTTCTTGAAGAAGTCGACCTGGAATCGATGGATGTGGAGCTGCGGGAGGAGTTGAAGACCGCTTCCTCGGATACGAAGAGAAAGAAGGTCATCAAGAGATTGAAGGTCATTGAGGCCCTTCGTAAATCAGGGAATCGCCCGGAGTGGATGATCCTGACCGTTCTTCCCGTTATTCCCCCGGATTTGCGCCCCCTTGTTCCGCTGGATGGCGGGCGGTTTGCCACGTCGGATTTAAATGACCTTTACCGGCGCGTGATCAATCGGAACAATCGGTTGAAGCGCTTGCAGGAGCTCAACGCCCCCGAGATTATCATTCGCAACGAAAAAAGGATGCTCCAGGAAGCCGTCGATGTTCTTTTTGACAATGGCAGACGAGGCAGAGCCATAACGGGAACGAACAAGCGGCCTTTGAAATCGCTGTCCGATATGCTAAAAGGAAAACAGGGGCGCTTTCGCCAGAACCTTCTGGGAAAGCGCGTCGACTATTCCGGCCGTTCCGTAATCACGGTAGGTCCGGATCTGCGCTTGCACCAATGCGGGCTGCCGAAAAAAATGGCTCTCGAACTGTTTAAGCCCTTTGTATACAACAGGCTGCAGGAAAAAGGGTACGTCACGACTGTAAAGAGCGCCAAGAAAATGGTGGAGCGTGAGACGGCAGAGGTATGGGATGCCCTGGATGAGGTCGTCCGGGAGTATCCGGTGATGCTGAACCGCGCCCCGACACTCCATCGGTTGGGTCTGCAGGCCTTTGAGCCGGTTCTGATCGAAGGAAAGGCGATTCAGCTTCATCCACTCGTCTGTACGGCCTTTAATGCCGACTTCGACGGTGATCAGATGGCCGTTCATGTGCCCCTGTCCATTGAAGCCCAGACGGAAGCACGGGTCCTCATGATGTCCACGAACAACATCCTTTCACCGGCCAATGGCAAACCCATCATCATCCCCAGTCAGGATGTCGTCCTCGGGATCTATTACTTAACCCGGATGAAAGAAGATGCCCTGGGCCATGGGATGAGTTTTGCCGATTCTGAGGAAGTCCGCTCCGCCTTTGATGCAGGCGCCGTGGAATTGCAGGCAAGAATAAAGGTGCGGATAAATGGGGAATTGAAACAGACCACCGTAGGCCGGGTGCTTTTGAACGAAATTATTCCGGAAGCCATCTCCTTTGATGTCATCAACAAGGTGATGAACAAAAAGGAACTGGCCAATCTGATCGACTACTGTTACCGGACCTGCGGGGAAAAAATGACGGTTCTCCTCGCAGATCGGTTGAAGGACCTCGGCTTTAAATATTCGACCCATTCCGGGATGTCTTTTGCGGTTAGAAACCTGAATATCCCGGGAAATAAGAAAGACATTCTTGGCCGTGCGGACCGCGATGTTCTGGAAATCCAGAAGCAATACATGGACGGTCTGATTACGGACGGTGAACGGTACAATAAGGTCATCGATATCTGGGCTCAGGCTACGGAAAAGATTGCTTCGGAAATGATGGGTGGAATTGAGACAGAGGAGCAGATTACGGCGGAAGGGAAAAAGATCGTCGAGAGTTTCAATCCGATTTACATGATGGCCGATTCCGGGGCAAGGGGAAGCAACGCGCAGATTCGGCAGTTGGCCGGTATGCGCGGACTGATGGCGAAACCATCCGGTGAGATCATTGAAACGCCGATTAAGGCCAACTTCCGGGAAGGGTTGACGGTTCTTCAATATTTTATTTCAACCCATGGGGCGCGAAAAGGGCTTGCCGATACGGCACTGAAAACGGCGAACTCCGGCTACCTGACGAGGCGACTTGTGGATGTCGCTCAGGACTGCATTATTACCCAGACGGATTGTGGTACAATCGACGGCATTTATGTCTCCGCCTTGATGGAGGGTGGAGAAATTATCGAGACGGCAGGGGAGAGGGTCCTCGGGCGTGTGGCCCTTGAAGAAATTCTGGATCCCTTTACCGGTGAAGTCATTGTCGGTGCCAATGAGGACATTGATGAAGCCCTTTCCGAAAAAATCGACCGGGCAGGCATCGAAAGTGTCAGTATCCGCTCTGTCCTGACCTGTAAGGCCAAGTACGGCGTTTGCGCAAAGTGTTACGGTCGGGACCTGGGCCACGGGCACCTCGTCAATATTGGAGAAGCCGTCGGGATTATTGCGGCGCAATCCATTGGAGAACCGGGAACCCAGCTGACCATGAGGACGTTCCATATTGGTGGAACGGCGAAATTTGAAGAACATTCCACCCTGGATTCCCGTCATGATGGAAATGCGAAATATGTCGACCTCAATTATGTCACCAGTAAAACGGGCAATGTGGTCGTCATGAGCCGCCACGGCGAAATTCATGTTCTTGATGAACAGTCGAGAAGCCGGGGCAAATATACCGTCCCCTACGGTGCGCACCTGAAGGTTGGCGACGGCCAATCCGTCAAGAGAGGGGACCGTATGGCGGAATGGGATCCTTTCTCCATTCCCATTCTTGCCGAACTGGATGGTATCATCAAATTCGGCGATATCATTGAAGGAAAGACCATGCAGGAGCAGGTTGATGAAGTCACCGGCCTCTCCCGGAAAGTCATCGTGGAATTCAAAGGTGCCGACCTCAGACCACGTGTTTCCATCAAGGATGCCAAAGGCAGAACGGCCAAGGTTCCCGGGACAAATGCCGCCGCACGCCATCTTCTTTCGGTCGGTGTAAACATCGTCGTCTCTGAAGGGGATGAGGTGAAGGCCGGTGATATTATCGCCAAAATCCCGCGAGAAACGACGAAGACCAAGGATATCACCGGTGGTCTTCCGAGAGTGGCCGAACTGTTTGAAGCGCGTAAGCCTAAGGATTTTGCCGTGATCAGTGAAATCGACGGGGTGGTTTCCTACGGCAAGGATGCCAAAGGAAAGAGAAAAGTGATCGTCGTTCCGGAAATCGGCGACGAAAAAGAATATCTGATCCCCAAAGGAAAGCATGTCAGTGTCCAGGAAGGCGATCGTGTCATTGCCGGCGAAGCCTTGATGAGCGGGGTGAACAATCCCCACGATCTTCTGATGATCAAGGGGGAGAAGGCTCTGGCCCGCTATCTCGTGGATGAGGTGCAGGAAGTCTACAGGCTTCAGGGCGTGAAGATCAATGACAAGCATATGGAAGTTATCGTGCGTCAGATGCTGCGTCGGGTAAAGGTGATGGATCCTGGCGACACCCCCTTCATGGCTGATGAGCAGGTCGAAAAGTTCCGATTCCAGGAAGAAAACGAAAAGGCTATCGCTCGAGGAGAGCGTCCAGCCGTCGGGGAACCCGTACTTCTTGGTATAACCAAGGCCTCTTTGAGTACCCAGAGCTTTATCTCCGCCGCATCATTCCAGGAAACGACACGGGTGCTTACGGAAGCAAGTCTCGCCGGCAAGGTGGACTACCTTCGTGGTTTGAAGGAAAACGTCATCATGGGAAGGCTCATTCCTGCCGGGACCGGACTGGTTATGTACCGTAAACTCGGCATAAAAACCATTGCCGATGATGCGGCAGAATCGGCGGAAATCGCTGAAAATAACACTGACGACGAGAAAACTCTTGACATGCACGCAACGAATTGA